One window of Gymnogyps californianus isolate 813 chromosome 10, ASM1813914v2, whole genome shotgun sequence genomic DNA carries:
- the ATG16L1 gene encoding autophagy-related protein 16-1 isoform X2, translating into MASGLRAAGFPPWKRHIAAELRRRDRLQRQAFEEIIGQYNKLLEKSDLHAVLADKLQAEKYDMQSRHEISPGHDSTWNDAQLQELAQLKIKHQEELTELHKKRGELAQSVIDLNNQMQQKDKEMQMNEAKIAEYLQKISELETECQELRSKLQDLERANQTLKDEYDALQITFNALEEKLRKTTEDNQELVSRWMAEKAQEANRLNAENEKDSRRRQARLQKELAEAAKEPLPVEPRDDDIEVLADETSDTAEETSPVRAVSRTSSKRLSQPAGGLLDSITNIFGRRSLSSFPAPQDNVEPHPGASKEVRVPTTAVCVFDAHDGEVNAVQFSPGSRLLATGGMDRRVKLWEVLGDRCEPKGSLSGSNAGITSIEFDSAGSYLLAASNDFASRIWTVDDNRLRHTLTGHSGKVLSAKFLLDNARIVSGSHDRTLKLWDLRSKVCIKTVFAGSSCNDIVCTEQCVMSGHFDKKIRFWDIRTESIVKELELLGRITALDLNSERTELLTCSRDDLLKIIDLRVSAVKQTFSAQGFKCGSDWTRVVFSPDGNYVAAGSADGALYIWNVLTGKLERTLAKYHSSSINAVAWSPAGAHVVSVDKGNKAVLWSEF; encoded by the exons ATGGCGTCGGGGCTGCGCGCCGCCGGTTTCCCCCCCTGGAAGCGGCACATCGCGGCGGAGCTGCGGCGGCGGGACCGGCTGCAGCGGCAGGCCTTCGAGGAGATCATCGGGCAGT ATAACAAGCTACTAGAGAAGTCGGACCTTCATGCGGTGCTGGCTGATAAGcttcaagcagaaaaatatgacaTGCAGAGCAGACATGAGATCAG TCCAGGACATGATAGCACATGGAATGATGCTCAGTTGCAAGAACTGGCACAGCTGAAGATAAAGCATCAAGAGGAGCTGACAGAGCTGCATAAGAAACGTGGCGAG TTGGCCCAGTCTGTAATTGATCTGAATAACCAAATGCAGCAGAAGGACAAAGAGATGCAGATGAATGAAGCAAA GATTGCAGAGTATTTGCAAAAGATCTCTGAACTGGAAACAGAGTGCCAGGAATTGCGTAGCAAACTGCAAGATCTTGAGCGAGCTAATCAGACACTGAAAGACGAATATGATGCTCTCCAGATCACCTTCAATGCCTTGGaggagaaactgaggaaaaCTACTGAAGACAACCAGGAGTTGGTCTCGCGTTGGATGGCAGAGAAAGCACAAGAAGCCAATCGTTTGAATGCGGAAAATGAAAAGGATTCAAG gaGACGACAAGCCAGGCTGCAGAAGGAGCTAGCAGAAGCTGCCAAAGAACCCCTGCCTGTTGAACC CAGGGATGATGATATTGAAGTACTTGCAGATGAAACCTCTGACACAGCTGAGGAGACATCTCCAGTGCGAGCTGTCAGCCGAACATCCAG TAAGCGACTCTCCCAGCCAGCTGGAGGCCTTCTGGACTCTATCACTAATATCTTTGG GAGGCGTTCTTTGTCCTCgttccctgctccccaggatAATGTAGAGCCACATCCAGGTGCCAGTAAAGAAGTGAGAGTGCCCACTACTGCCGTATGTGTCTTT GATGCACATGATGGGGAGGTGAATGCAGTGCAGTTCAGCCCTGGCTCCCGGTTACTAGCAACAGGAGGCATGGACCGCAGGGTTAAGCTTTGGGAAGTCTTGGGAG ATAGGTGTGAGCCCAAAGGTTCCCTCTCTGGTAGTAACGCTGGGATTACAAGCATAGAATTTGATAGTGCT GGTTCTTACCTCTTGGCAGCTTCAAATGACTTTGCCAGCAGAATCTGGACAGTTGATGACAATCGATTACGG CACACCCTGACAGGTCACAGCGGTAAAGTTCTGTCAGCCAAGTTCTTGCTCGACAATGCACGCATTGTTTCAGGAAGTCATGACCGGACTCTCAAGCTCTGGGACCTCCGCAGCAAAGTTT GTATAAAAACGGTGTTTGCAGGATCTAGCTGCAATGACATCGTATGTACTGAGCAATGTGTAATGAGTGGACATTTTGATAAGAAAATTCGTTTCTGGGACATCAG aACTGAAAGCATAGTAAAAGAACTGGAGCTGCTTGGAAGAATCACAGCTCTGGACCTGAACTCAGAGCGAACAGAGCTTTTGACCTGTTCCCGTGATGATTTACTAAAGATCATTGATCTGCGTGTTAGTGCTGTCAAGCAGACATTCAG CGCCCAGGGATTCAAATGTGGCTCTGACTGGACAAGAGTTGTGTTCAG CCCTGATGGTAACTATGTGGCTGCTGGTTCAGCTGATGGGGCCCTCTACATTTGGAATGTGCTCACTGGGAAATTGGAGAGGACACTTGCGAAGTATCACAG ttcttctatCAATGCAGTTGCGTGGTCACCAGCGGGTGCCCACGTGGTCAGTGTGGACAAAGGAAACAAGGCTGTCCTGTGGTCTGAATTTTGA
- the ATG16L1 gene encoding autophagy-related protein 16-1 isoform X4 produces the protein MASGLRAAGFPPWKRHIAAELRRRDRLQRQAFEEIIGQYNKLLEKSDLHAVLADKLQAEKYDMQSRHEISPGHDSTWNDAQLQELAQLKIKHQEELTELHKKRGELAQSVIDLNNQMQQKDKEMQMNEAKIAEYLQKISELETECQELRSKLQDLERANQTLKDEYDALQITFNALEEKLRKTTEDNQELVSRWMAEKAQEANRLNAENEKDSRRRQARLQKELAEAAKEPLPVEPRDDDIEVLADETSDTAEETSPVRAVSRTSRRRSLSSFPAPQDNVEPHPGASKEVRVPTTAVCVFDAHDGEVNAVQFSPGSRLLATGGMDRRVKLWEVLGDRCEPKGSLSGSNAGITSIEFDSAGSYLLAASNDFASRIWTVDDNRLRHTLTGHSGKVLSAKFLLDNARIVSGSHDRTLKLWDLRSKVCIKTVFAGSSCNDIVCTEQCVMSGHFDKKIRFWDIRTESIVKELELLGRITALDLNSERTELLTCSRDDLLKIIDLRVSAVKQTFSAQGFKCGSDWTRVVFSPDGNYVAAGSADGALYIWNVLTGKLERTLAKYHSSSINAVAWSPAGAHVVSVDKGNKAVLWSEF, from the exons ATGGCGTCGGGGCTGCGCGCCGCCGGTTTCCCCCCCTGGAAGCGGCACATCGCGGCGGAGCTGCGGCGGCGGGACCGGCTGCAGCGGCAGGCCTTCGAGGAGATCATCGGGCAGT ATAACAAGCTACTAGAGAAGTCGGACCTTCATGCGGTGCTGGCTGATAAGcttcaagcagaaaaatatgacaTGCAGAGCAGACATGAGATCAG TCCAGGACATGATAGCACATGGAATGATGCTCAGTTGCAAGAACTGGCACAGCTGAAGATAAAGCATCAAGAGGAGCTGACAGAGCTGCATAAGAAACGTGGCGAG TTGGCCCAGTCTGTAATTGATCTGAATAACCAAATGCAGCAGAAGGACAAAGAGATGCAGATGAATGAAGCAAA GATTGCAGAGTATTTGCAAAAGATCTCTGAACTGGAAACAGAGTGCCAGGAATTGCGTAGCAAACTGCAAGATCTTGAGCGAGCTAATCAGACACTGAAAGACGAATATGATGCTCTCCAGATCACCTTCAATGCCTTGGaggagaaactgaggaaaaCTACTGAAGACAACCAGGAGTTGGTCTCGCGTTGGATGGCAGAGAAAGCACAAGAAGCCAATCGTTTGAATGCGGAAAATGAAAAGGATTCAAG gaGACGACAAGCCAGGCTGCAGAAGGAGCTAGCAGAAGCTGCCAAAGAACCCCTGCCTGTTGAACC CAGGGATGATGATATTGAAGTACTTGCAGATGAAACCTCTGACACAGCTGAGGAGACATCTCCAGTGCGAGCTGTCAGCCGAACATCCAG GAGGCGTTCTTTGTCCTCgttccctgctccccaggatAATGTAGAGCCACATCCAGGTGCCAGTAAAGAAGTGAGAGTGCCCACTACTGCCGTATGTGTCTTT GATGCACATGATGGGGAGGTGAATGCAGTGCAGTTCAGCCCTGGCTCCCGGTTACTAGCAACAGGAGGCATGGACCGCAGGGTTAAGCTTTGGGAAGTCTTGGGAG ATAGGTGTGAGCCCAAAGGTTCCCTCTCTGGTAGTAACGCTGGGATTACAAGCATAGAATTTGATAGTGCT GGTTCTTACCTCTTGGCAGCTTCAAATGACTTTGCCAGCAGAATCTGGACAGTTGATGACAATCGATTACGG CACACCCTGACAGGTCACAGCGGTAAAGTTCTGTCAGCCAAGTTCTTGCTCGACAATGCACGCATTGTTTCAGGAAGTCATGACCGGACTCTCAAGCTCTGGGACCTCCGCAGCAAAGTTT GTATAAAAACGGTGTTTGCAGGATCTAGCTGCAATGACATCGTATGTACTGAGCAATGTGTAATGAGTGGACATTTTGATAAGAAAATTCGTTTCTGGGACATCAG aACTGAAAGCATAGTAAAAGAACTGGAGCTGCTTGGAAGAATCACAGCTCTGGACCTGAACTCAGAGCGAACAGAGCTTTTGACCTGTTCCCGTGATGATTTACTAAAGATCATTGATCTGCGTGTTAGTGCTGTCAAGCAGACATTCAG CGCCCAGGGATTCAAATGTGGCTCTGACTGGACAAGAGTTGTGTTCAG CCCTGATGGTAACTATGTGGCTGCTGGTTCAGCTGATGGGGCCCTCTACATTTGGAATGTGCTCACTGGGAAATTGGAGAGGACACTTGCGAAGTATCACAG ttcttctatCAATGCAGTTGCGTGGTCACCAGCGGGTGCCCACGTGGTCAGTGTGGACAAAGGAAACAAGGCTGTCCTGTGGTCTGAATTTTGA
- the ATG16L1 gene encoding autophagy-related protein 16-1 isoform X1: MASGLRAAGFPPWKRHIAAELRRRDRLQRQAFEEIIGQYNKLLEKSDLHAVLADKLQAEKYDMQSRHEISPGHDSTWNDAQLQELAQLKIKHQEELTELHKKRGELAQSVIDLNNQMQQKDKEMQMNEAKIAEYLQKISELETECQELRSKLQDLERANQTLKDEYDALQITFNALEEKLRKTTEDNQELVSRWMAEKAQEANRLNAENEKDSRRRQARLQKELAEAAKEPLPVEPDDDIEVLADETSDTAEETSPVRAVSRTSSKRLSQPAGGLLDSITNIFGLSESPLLGHQSSDAARRRSLSSFPAPQDNVEPHPGASKEVRVPTTAVCVFDAHDGEVNAVQFSPGSRLLATGGMDRRVKLWEVLGDRCEPKGSLSGSNAGITSIEFDSAGSYLLAASNDFASRIWTVDDNRLRHTLTGHSGKVLSAKFLLDNARIVSGSHDRTLKLWDLRSKVCIKTVFAGSSCNDIVCTEQCVMSGHFDKKIRFWDIRTESIVKELELLGRITALDLNSERTELLTCSRDDLLKIIDLRVSAVKQTFSAQGFKCGSDWTRVVFSPDGNYVAAGSADGALYIWNVLTGKLERTLAKYHSSSINAVAWSPAGAHVVSVDKGNKAVLWSEF, from the exons ATGGCGTCGGGGCTGCGCGCCGCCGGTTTCCCCCCCTGGAAGCGGCACATCGCGGCGGAGCTGCGGCGGCGGGACCGGCTGCAGCGGCAGGCCTTCGAGGAGATCATCGGGCAGT ATAACAAGCTACTAGAGAAGTCGGACCTTCATGCGGTGCTGGCTGATAAGcttcaagcagaaaaatatgacaTGCAGAGCAGACATGAGATCAG TCCAGGACATGATAGCACATGGAATGATGCTCAGTTGCAAGAACTGGCACAGCTGAAGATAAAGCATCAAGAGGAGCTGACAGAGCTGCATAAGAAACGTGGCGAG TTGGCCCAGTCTGTAATTGATCTGAATAACCAAATGCAGCAGAAGGACAAAGAGATGCAGATGAATGAAGCAAA GATTGCAGAGTATTTGCAAAAGATCTCTGAACTGGAAACAGAGTGCCAGGAATTGCGTAGCAAACTGCAAGATCTTGAGCGAGCTAATCAGACACTGAAAGACGAATATGATGCTCTCCAGATCACCTTCAATGCCTTGGaggagaaactgaggaaaaCTACTGAAGACAACCAGGAGTTGGTCTCGCGTTGGATGGCAGAGAAAGCACAAGAAGCCAATCGTTTGAATGCGGAAAATGAAAAGGATTCAAG gaGACGACAAGCCAGGCTGCAGAAGGAGCTAGCAGAAGCTGCCAAAGAACCCCTGCCTGTTGAACC GGATGATGATATTGAAGTACTTGCAGATGAAACCTCTGACACAGCTGAGGAGACATCTCCAGTGCGAGCTGTCAGCCGAACATCCAG TAAGCGACTCTCCCAGCCAGCTGGAGGCCTTCTGGACTCTATCACTAATATCTTTGG TCTGTCTGAGTCTCCCCTTTTGGGACATCAATCTTCTGATGCTGCCAG GAGGCGTTCTTTGTCCTCgttccctgctccccaggatAATGTAGAGCCACATCCAGGTGCCAGTAAAGAAGTGAGAGTGCCCACTACTGCCGTATGTGTCTTT GATGCACATGATGGGGAGGTGAATGCAGTGCAGTTCAGCCCTGGCTCCCGGTTACTAGCAACAGGAGGCATGGACCGCAGGGTTAAGCTTTGGGAAGTCTTGGGAG ATAGGTGTGAGCCCAAAGGTTCCCTCTCTGGTAGTAACGCTGGGATTACAAGCATAGAATTTGATAGTGCT GGTTCTTACCTCTTGGCAGCTTCAAATGACTTTGCCAGCAGAATCTGGACAGTTGATGACAATCGATTACGG CACACCCTGACAGGTCACAGCGGTAAAGTTCTGTCAGCCAAGTTCTTGCTCGACAATGCACGCATTGTTTCAGGAAGTCATGACCGGACTCTCAAGCTCTGGGACCTCCGCAGCAAAGTTT GTATAAAAACGGTGTTTGCAGGATCTAGCTGCAATGACATCGTATGTACTGAGCAATGTGTAATGAGTGGACATTTTGATAAGAAAATTCGTTTCTGGGACATCAG aACTGAAAGCATAGTAAAAGAACTGGAGCTGCTTGGAAGAATCACAGCTCTGGACCTGAACTCAGAGCGAACAGAGCTTTTGACCTGTTCCCGTGATGATTTACTAAAGATCATTGATCTGCGTGTTAGTGCTGTCAAGCAGACATTCAG CGCCCAGGGATTCAAATGTGGCTCTGACTGGACAAGAGTTGTGTTCAG CCCTGATGGTAACTATGTGGCTGCTGGTTCAGCTGATGGGGCCCTCTACATTTGGAATGTGCTCACTGGGAAATTGGAGAGGACACTTGCGAAGTATCACAG ttcttctatCAATGCAGTTGCGTGGTCACCAGCGGGTGCCCACGTGGTCAGTGTGGACAAAGGAAACAAGGCTGTCCTGTGGTCTGAATTTTGA
- the ATG16L1 gene encoding autophagy-related protein 16-1 isoform X3, translated as MASGLRAAGFPPWKRHIAAELRRRDRLQRQAFEEIIGQYNKLLEKSDLHAVLADKLQAEKYDMQSRHEISPGHDSTWNDAQLQELAQLKIKHQEELTELHKKRGELAQSVIDLNNQMQQKDKEMQMNEAKIAEYLQKISELETECQELRSKLQDLERANQTLKDEYDALQITFNALEEKLRKTTEDNQELVSRWMAEKAQEANRLNAENEKDSRRRQARLQKELAEAAKEPLPVEPDDDIEVLADETSDTAEETSPVRAVSRTSSKRLSQPAGGLLDSITNIFGRRSLSSFPAPQDNVEPHPGASKEVRVPTTAVCVFDAHDGEVNAVQFSPGSRLLATGGMDRRVKLWEVLGDRCEPKGSLSGSNAGITSIEFDSAGSYLLAASNDFASRIWTVDDNRLRHTLTGHSGKVLSAKFLLDNARIVSGSHDRTLKLWDLRSKVCIKTVFAGSSCNDIVCTEQCVMSGHFDKKIRFWDIRTESIVKELELLGRITALDLNSERTELLTCSRDDLLKIIDLRVSAVKQTFSAQGFKCGSDWTRVVFSPDGNYVAAGSADGALYIWNVLTGKLERTLAKYHSSSINAVAWSPAGAHVVSVDKGNKAVLWSEF; from the exons ATGGCGTCGGGGCTGCGCGCCGCCGGTTTCCCCCCCTGGAAGCGGCACATCGCGGCGGAGCTGCGGCGGCGGGACCGGCTGCAGCGGCAGGCCTTCGAGGAGATCATCGGGCAGT ATAACAAGCTACTAGAGAAGTCGGACCTTCATGCGGTGCTGGCTGATAAGcttcaagcagaaaaatatgacaTGCAGAGCAGACATGAGATCAG TCCAGGACATGATAGCACATGGAATGATGCTCAGTTGCAAGAACTGGCACAGCTGAAGATAAAGCATCAAGAGGAGCTGACAGAGCTGCATAAGAAACGTGGCGAG TTGGCCCAGTCTGTAATTGATCTGAATAACCAAATGCAGCAGAAGGACAAAGAGATGCAGATGAATGAAGCAAA GATTGCAGAGTATTTGCAAAAGATCTCTGAACTGGAAACAGAGTGCCAGGAATTGCGTAGCAAACTGCAAGATCTTGAGCGAGCTAATCAGACACTGAAAGACGAATATGATGCTCTCCAGATCACCTTCAATGCCTTGGaggagaaactgaggaaaaCTACTGAAGACAACCAGGAGTTGGTCTCGCGTTGGATGGCAGAGAAAGCACAAGAAGCCAATCGTTTGAATGCGGAAAATGAAAAGGATTCAAG gaGACGACAAGCCAGGCTGCAGAAGGAGCTAGCAGAAGCTGCCAAAGAACCCCTGCCTGTTGAACC GGATGATGATATTGAAGTACTTGCAGATGAAACCTCTGACACAGCTGAGGAGACATCTCCAGTGCGAGCTGTCAGCCGAACATCCAG TAAGCGACTCTCCCAGCCAGCTGGAGGCCTTCTGGACTCTATCACTAATATCTTTGG GAGGCGTTCTTTGTCCTCgttccctgctccccaggatAATGTAGAGCCACATCCAGGTGCCAGTAAAGAAGTGAGAGTGCCCACTACTGCCGTATGTGTCTTT GATGCACATGATGGGGAGGTGAATGCAGTGCAGTTCAGCCCTGGCTCCCGGTTACTAGCAACAGGAGGCATGGACCGCAGGGTTAAGCTTTGGGAAGTCTTGGGAG ATAGGTGTGAGCCCAAAGGTTCCCTCTCTGGTAGTAACGCTGGGATTACAAGCATAGAATTTGATAGTGCT GGTTCTTACCTCTTGGCAGCTTCAAATGACTTTGCCAGCAGAATCTGGACAGTTGATGACAATCGATTACGG CACACCCTGACAGGTCACAGCGGTAAAGTTCTGTCAGCCAAGTTCTTGCTCGACAATGCACGCATTGTTTCAGGAAGTCATGACCGGACTCTCAAGCTCTGGGACCTCCGCAGCAAAGTTT GTATAAAAACGGTGTTTGCAGGATCTAGCTGCAATGACATCGTATGTACTGAGCAATGTGTAATGAGTGGACATTTTGATAAGAAAATTCGTTTCTGGGACATCAG aACTGAAAGCATAGTAAAAGAACTGGAGCTGCTTGGAAGAATCACAGCTCTGGACCTGAACTCAGAGCGAACAGAGCTTTTGACCTGTTCCCGTGATGATTTACTAAAGATCATTGATCTGCGTGTTAGTGCTGTCAAGCAGACATTCAG CGCCCAGGGATTCAAATGTGGCTCTGACTGGACAAGAGTTGTGTTCAG CCCTGATGGTAACTATGTGGCTGCTGGTTCAGCTGATGGGGCCCTCTACATTTGGAATGTGCTCACTGGGAAATTGGAGAGGACACTTGCGAAGTATCACAG ttcttctatCAATGCAGTTGCGTGGTCACCAGCGGGTGCCCACGTGGTCAGTGTGGACAAAGGAAACAAGGCTGTCCTGTGGTCTGAATTTTGA
- the ATG16L1 gene encoding autophagy-related protein 16-1 isoform X5, with protein MASGLRAAGFPPWKRHIAAELRRRDRLQRQAFEEIIGQYNKLLEKSDLHAVLADKLQAEKYDMQSRHEISPGHDSTWNDAQLQELAQLKIKHQEELTELHKKRGELAQSVIDLNNQMQQKDKEMQMNEAKIAEYLQKISELETECQELRSKLQDLERANQTLKDEYDALQITFNALEEKLRKTTEDNQELVSRWMAEKAQEANRLNAENEKDSRRRQARLQKELAEAAKEPLPVEPDDDIEVLADETSDTAEETSPVRAVSRTSRRRSLSSFPAPQDNVEPHPGASKEVRVPTTAVCVFDAHDGEVNAVQFSPGSRLLATGGMDRRVKLWEVLGDRCEPKGSLSGSNAGITSIEFDSAGSYLLAASNDFASRIWTVDDNRLRHTLTGHSGKVLSAKFLLDNARIVSGSHDRTLKLWDLRSKVCIKTVFAGSSCNDIVCTEQCVMSGHFDKKIRFWDIRTESIVKELELLGRITALDLNSERTELLTCSRDDLLKIIDLRVSAVKQTFSAQGFKCGSDWTRVVFSPDGNYVAAGSADGALYIWNVLTGKLERTLAKYHSSSINAVAWSPAGAHVVSVDKGNKAVLWSEF; from the exons ATGGCGTCGGGGCTGCGCGCCGCCGGTTTCCCCCCCTGGAAGCGGCACATCGCGGCGGAGCTGCGGCGGCGGGACCGGCTGCAGCGGCAGGCCTTCGAGGAGATCATCGGGCAGT ATAACAAGCTACTAGAGAAGTCGGACCTTCATGCGGTGCTGGCTGATAAGcttcaagcagaaaaatatgacaTGCAGAGCAGACATGAGATCAG TCCAGGACATGATAGCACATGGAATGATGCTCAGTTGCAAGAACTGGCACAGCTGAAGATAAAGCATCAAGAGGAGCTGACAGAGCTGCATAAGAAACGTGGCGAG TTGGCCCAGTCTGTAATTGATCTGAATAACCAAATGCAGCAGAAGGACAAAGAGATGCAGATGAATGAAGCAAA GATTGCAGAGTATTTGCAAAAGATCTCTGAACTGGAAACAGAGTGCCAGGAATTGCGTAGCAAACTGCAAGATCTTGAGCGAGCTAATCAGACACTGAAAGACGAATATGATGCTCTCCAGATCACCTTCAATGCCTTGGaggagaaactgaggaaaaCTACTGAAGACAACCAGGAGTTGGTCTCGCGTTGGATGGCAGAGAAAGCACAAGAAGCCAATCGTTTGAATGCGGAAAATGAAAAGGATTCAAG gaGACGACAAGCCAGGCTGCAGAAGGAGCTAGCAGAAGCTGCCAAAGAACCCCTGCCTGTTGAACC GGATGATGATATTGAAGTACTTGCAGATGAAACCTCTGACACAGCTGAGGAGACATCTCCAGTGCGAGCTGTCAGCCGAACATCCAG GAGGCGTTCTTTGTCCTCgttccctgctccccaggatAATGTAGAGCCACATCCAGGTGCCAGTAAAGAAGTGAGAGTGCCCACTACTGCCGTATGTGTCTTT GATGCACATGATGGGGAGGTGAATGCAGTGCAGTTCAGCCCTGGCTCCCGGTTACTAGCAACAGGAGGCATGGACCGCAGGGTTAAGCTTTGGGAAGTCTTGGGAG ATAGGTGTGAGCCCAAAGGTTCCCTCTCTGGTAGTAACGCTGGGATTACAAGCATAGAATTTGATAGTGCT GGTTCTTACCTCTTGGCAGCTTCAAATGACTTTGCCAGCAGAATCTGGACAGTTGATGACAATCGATTACGG CACACCCTGACAGGTCACAGCGGTAAAGTTCTGTCAGCCAAGTTCTTGCTCGACAATGCACGCATTGTTTCAGGAAGTCATGACCGGACTCTCAAGCTCTGGGACCTCCGCAGCAAAGTTT GTATAAAAACGGTGTTTGCAGGATCTAGCTGCAATGACATCGTATGTACTGAGCAATGTGTAATGAGTGGACATTTTGATAAGAAAATTCGTTTCTGGGACATCAG aACTGAAAGCATAGTAAAAGAACTGGAGCTGCTTGGAAGAATCACAGCTCTGGACCTGAACTCAGAGCGAACAGAGCTTTTGACCTGTTCCCGTGATGATTTACTAAAGATCATTGATCTGCGTGTTAGTGCTGTCAAGCAGACATTCAG CGCCCAGGGATTCAAATGTGGCTCTGACTGGACAAGAGTTGTGTTCAG CCCTGATGGTAACTATGTGGCTGCTGGTTCAGCTGATGGGGCCCTCTACATTTGGAATGTGCTCACTGGGAAATTGGAGAGGACACTTGCGAAGTATCACAG ttcttctatCAATGCAGTTGCGTGGTCACCAGCGGGTGCCCACGTGGTCAGTGTGGACAAAGGAAACAAGGCTGTCCTGTGGTCTGAATTTTGA
- the ATG16L1 gene encoding autophagy-related protein 16-1 isoform X6 — translation MASGLRAAGFPPWKRHIAAELRRRDRLQRQAFEEIIGQYNKLLEKSDLHAVLADKLQAEKYDMQSRHEIRRRQARLQKELAEAAKEPLPVEPDDDIEVLADETSDTAEETSPVRAVSRTSRRRSLSSFPAPQDNVEPHPGASKEVRVPTTAVCVFDAHDGEVNAVQFSPGSRLLATGGMDRRVKLWEVLGDRCEPKGSLSGSNAGITSIEFDSAGSYLLAASNDFASRIWTVDDNRLRHTLTGHSGKVLSAKFLLDNARIVSGSHDRTLKLWDLRSKVCIKTVFAGSSCNDIVCTEQCVMSGHFDKKIRFWDIRTESIVKELELLGRITALDLNSERTELLTCSRDDLLKIIDLRVSAVKQTFSAQGFKCGSDWTRVVFSPDGNYVAAGSADGALYIWNVLTGKLERTLAKYHSSSINAVAWSPAGAHVVSVDKGNKAVLWSEF, via the exons ATGGCGTCGGGGCTGCGCGCCGCCGGTTTCCCCCCCTGGAAGCGGCACATCGCGGCGGAGCTGCGGCGGCGGGACCGGCTGCAGCGGCAGGCCTTCGAGGAGATCATCGGGCAGT ATAACAAGCTACTAGAGAAGTCGGACCTTCATGCGGTGCTGGCTGATAAGcttcaagcagaaaaatatgacaTGCAGAGCAGACATGAGATCAG gaGACGACAAGCCAGGCTGCAGAAGGAGCTAGCAGAAGCTGCCAAAGAACCCCTGCCTGTTGAACC GGATGATGATATTGAAGTACTTGCAGATGAAACCTCTGACACAGCTGAGGAGACATCTCCAGTGCGAGCTGTCAGCCGAACATCCAG GAGGCGTTCTTTGTCCTCgttccctgctccccaggatAATGTAGAGCCACATCCAGGTGCCAGTAAAGAAGTGAGAGTGCCCACTACTGCCGTATGTGTCTTT GATGCACATGATGGGGAGGTGAATGCAGTGCAGTTCAGCCCTGGCTCCCGGTTACTAGCAACAGGAGGCATGGACCGCAGGGTTAAGCTTTGGGAAGTCTTGGGAG ATAGGTGTGAGCCCAAAGGTTCCCTCTCTGGTAGTAACGCTGGGATTACAAGCATAGAATTTGATAGTGCT GGTTCTTACCTCTTGGCAGCTTCAAATGACTTTGCCAGCAGAATCTGGACAGTTGATGACAATCGATTACGG CACACCCTGACAGGTCACAGCGGTAAAGTTCTGTCAGCCAAGTTCTTGCTCGACAATGCACGCATTGTTTCAGGAAGTCATGACCGGACTCTCAAGCTCTGGGACCTCCGCAGCAAAGTTT GTATAAAAACGGTGTTTGCAGGATCTAGCTGCAATGACATCGTATGTACTGAGCAATGTGTAATGAGTGGACATTTTGATAAGAAAATTCGTTTCTGGGACATCAG aACTGAAAGCATAGTAAAAGAACTGGAGCTGCTTGGAAGAATCACAGCTCTGGACCTGAACTCAGAGCGAACAGAGCTTTTGACCTGTTCCCGTGATGATTTACTAAAGATCATTGATCTGCGTGTTAGTGCTGTCAAGCAGACATTCAG CGCCCAGGGATTCAAATGTGGCTCTGACTGGACAAGAGTTGTGTTCAG CCCTGATGGTAACTATGTGGCTGCTGGTTCAGCTGATGGGGCCCTCTACATTTGGAATGTGCTCACTGGGAAATTGGAGAGGACACTTGCGAAGTATCACAG ttcttctatCAATGCAGTTGCGTGGTCACCAGCGGGTGCCCACGTGGTCAGTGTGGACAAAGGAAACAAGGCTGTCCTGTGGTCTGAATTTTGA